From Oryza brachyantha chromosome 9, ObraRS2, whole genome shotgun sequence, a single genomic window includes:
- the LOC102714122 gene encoding LOW QUALITY PROTEIN: SPX domain-containing membrane protein Os09g0521800-like (The sequence of the model RefSeq protein was modified relative to this genomic sequence to represent the inferred CDS: inserted 3 bases in 2 codons), whose amino-acid sequence MVFSKKLTKDQIPGWEEYYFNYKRLKGRVNEYTEHTKEGIQDRRRVLKDFSKLLDDEIEKIVLFMIEQQGLIAARLEDLGKRRARLQDIPLLQEITELREDYRAVRMDLVTLLKFVELNANAVRKILKKFYERLGHRFTDYYVRSRSNHPYSQLQQVFRHVGIGAVLGALSRSLSDLEERQGSYLNIYDQHHPLSIPKDPIIDLITSTADNLTNSTNFLRFLGQHALIDQADDGAAGAEEEEEEEHAGGGEEDEYHFTSLVLNLANTFLYMVNTYIVVPTADGYATSLGAAATACGAIIGSMAVAQVXYFSAWSNRSYFRPLLFSSAVLLLGNVIFXSLTILLVGSVLCGMGSARAVNRRYISDCVPPRIRMQASAAFVSASALGMACGPAIAGLLQTNFSLCGLTVNQITLPGWIMAFGWLAYLIWLWISFREPDLGHGVKDFYEGSSTSTKKMEQGFGEHLLPSQATLDQDDDDGNGGDNECDETLSSTAALRPASSVASAYTLLTPSVKVQLLIYFMLKYAREIVLSESSVVTGYYFGWSTSDVSVFLATLGLSVLPVNAVVGAYLSNMFEDRQLLVASEVALLAGVAAGFAVAGTAYTAAQYVCSAALTFVAAEVLEGVSLSLLSRAMSSRLSRGTYNGGLLSTEAGTVARVAADATITAAGCLGEGWLLNATLLPALLVCVASIAATLYTYNSLFY is encoded by the exons ATGGTCTTCTCCAAGAAACTAACAAAAGATCAAATTCCAGGATGGGAGGA GTACTACTTTAACTACAAGAGGTTGAAGGGAAGAGTAAATGAATACACAGAACATACAAAAGAAGGAATACAAGATCGTAGGCGTGTTCTGAAGGACTTCTCGAAGTTGCTTGATGACGAG ATTGAAAAGATTGTGCTATTCATGATAGAACAACAGGGACTAATTGCAGCAAGGCTTGAAGATTTAGGGAAACGAAGGGCAAGACTTCAAGACATTCCACTTCTCCAGGAGATAACTGAACTGCGAGAAGATTACAGAGCAGTCCGCATGGATCTTGTAACTCTTCTAAAATTCGTCGAACTTAATGCCAATGCGGTTCGGAAGATACTGAAGAAATTCTATGAACGGCTGGGACACAGATTTACTGATTATTACGTCAGAAGCAGATCAAACCACCCGTACTCTCAGTTGCAGCAGGTTTTCAGACATGTG GGAATTGGAGCTGTTCTTGGGGCACTGTCTCGCAGTCTCAGCGATCTCGAGGAGCGTCAGGGAAGCTATCTGAACATCTATGATCAgcatcatccactgtccatcCCAAAG GATCCGATAATTGATCTGATCACGTCGACGGCAGACAACCTGACGAACTCGACGAACTTCCTGCGGTTCCTCGGACAGCATGCTCTCATCGACCAAGCAGACGACGGCGCTGCAGgcgcagaggaggaggaggaggaggagcacgccGGAGGCGGAGAAGAAGACGAGTACCATTTCACCTCCCTCGTGCTGAACCTCGCCAACACCTTCCTCTACATGGTGAACACCTACATCGTCGTCCCGACGGCCGACGGCTACGCCACcagcctcggcgccgccgcgacggcgtgcggcgccATCATCGGCTCCATGGCCGTCGCCCAGGT GTACTTCAGCGCGTGGTCCAACCGGTCGTACTTCAGGCCGTTGCTGTTCAGCAGCGCGGTGCTGCTCCTTGGCAATGTGATCT ACTCCCTCACGATCCTCCTCGTTGGAAGTGTTCTATGTGG AATGGGATCGGCGAGAGCTGTGAATCGGAGGTACATCAGCGACTGCGTTCCTCCAAGAATCCGGATGCAGGCTTCTGCAGCGTTTGTCAGTGCTAGTGCTCTTGGAATGGCTTGTGGCCCTGCAATTGCCGGTCTTCTTCAGACAAACTTCAGCCTCTGTGGTCTCACCGTCAACCAGATCACTTTGCCCGGGTGGATCATGGCGTTTGGTTGGCTCGCATACCTGATCTGGCTGTGGATTTCATTTCGAGAGCCAGATCTTGGCCATGGTGTCAAAGATTTCTATGAGGGTTCTTCTACAAGCACCA AAAAGATGGAGCAAGGATTTGGTGAACATCTCCTGCCATCGCAAGCTACCTTGGAtcaagacgacgacgacggcaatggcggcgACAACGAGTGCGACGAGACGCTGTCATCAACCGCTGCGCTGAGACCAGCCTCTTCGGTCGCGTCAGCCTACACGCTGCTGACTCCGTCGGTGAAGGTCCAGCTGCTGATCTACTTCATGCTCAAGTACGCCAGGGAGATCGTGCTGTCGGAGTCGAGCGTGGTGACCGGCTACTACTTCGGCTGGAGCACGAGCGACGTCTCCGTGTTCCTGGCGACCCTGGGGCTGAGCGTCCTCCCCGTcaacgccgtcgtcggcgcctACCTCAGCAACATGTTCGAGGACAGGCAGCTGCTGGTAGCGTCGGAGGTGGCGCTGCTggccggcgtggcggcgggcTTCGCGGTGGCCGGCACGGCGTACACGGCGGCGCAGTACGTGTGCTCGGCGGCGCTGACGTtcgtggcggcggaggtgctGGAAGGGGTGAGCCTGTCGCTGCTGTCGCGGGCGATGTCGTCGCGGCTGTCGAGGGGGACGTACAACGGCGGGCTGCTGTCGACGGAGGCCGGGACggtggcgcgggtggcggcggacgccACCATCACGGCGGCGGGGTGCCTCGGCGAAGGGTGGCTGCTCAACGCCACGCTGCTGCCGGCGCTGCTCGTCTGCGTcgcctccatcgccgccaCGCTCTACACCTACAACTCGCTCTTCTACTAA